A region from the Muribaculum gordoncarteri genome encodes:
- the rpiB gene encoding ribose 5-phosphate isomerase B — translation MSILEPGKKIAICSDHAGYELKSIVEGYLMSQGIEYEDFGTDSDASCDYADYAHPCAEAVESGRDYPGIGICGSGNGINMTLNKHQGIRSALCWNVELAKLARAHNNANVLVLPARFIEPALALAIVDAFLATPFDGGRHERRIAKIPVKK, via the coding sequence ATGTCAATACTTGAACCTGGCAAGAAAATTGCCATTTGCAGCGATCACGCCGGATATGAACTTAAAAGCATTGTTGAGGGATACCTGATGTCGCAGGGCATCGAGTATGAGGATTTCGGAACCGACAGCGATGCAAGCTGCGACTATGCCGACTATGCTCATCCTTGTGCCGAGGCTGTTGAAAGCGGACGCGATTACCCCGGAATCGGTATATGCGGAAGCGGCAATGGCATCAACATGACGCTCAACAAGCATCAGGGAATACGCTCGGCTCTCTGCTGGAATGTGGAGCTTGCCAAGCTTGCACGCGCCCACAACAACGCCAACGTGCTTGTGCTTCCCGCCCGTTTCATCGAGCCCGCTCTCGCGCTTGCAATTGTTGACGCATTCCTTGCAACTCCCTTCGACGGTGGTCGTCACGAGCGTCGCATCGCCAAGATTCCCGTAAAGAAATAG
- a CDS encoding SIR2 family NAD-dependent protein deacylase: MKKKLVISTGAGMSAESGIATFRDSGGLWDKYPVMEVASADGFARNPKLVHEFYNQRRRELVNAKPNAGHLGLVDLEQWYDTYIITQNVDNLHERAGSKNVLHLHGELMKVRAIDDETKVYELKPDALATTPDTVIDGHRVRPHIVFFQEAVPNIEPAIELAQEADVFVVIGTSLNVYPAASLLHFVRKGVPVYYIDPNPAAVPQGVTVLKMKASEGVAKLAELLKPKS; the protein is encoded by the coding sequence ATGAAAAAGAAACTGGTTATATCGACAGGTGCAGGCATGAGCGCCGAGAGTGGAATTGCTACTTTTCGCGACAGTGGCGGACTTTGGGACAAGTATCCCGTAATGGAGGTGGCGAGTGCCGACGGCTTTGCCCGCAACCCCAAGCTTGTGCATGAATTCTACAATCAGCGTCGCCGTGAGCTTGTAAATGCCAAACCTAATGCCGGACATCTCGGTCTGGTCGACCTTGAACAGTGGTATGACACCTACATAATCACCCAGAATGTCGACAACCTGCATGAGCGTGCCGGAAGCAAAAACGTGCTGCATCTGCATGGCGAATTGATGAAAGTGCGTGCCATCGACGATGAAACAAAGGTGTATGAGCTTAAGCCTGACGCACTTGCAACGACTCCCGACACCGTTATCGACGGACACCGGGTGCGCCCCCACATTGTATTCTTTCAGGAGGCCGTGCCCAACATCGAGCCGGCCATCGAGCTTGCACAGGAGGCCGATGTATTTGTGGTGATAGGCACCTCGCTTAACGTTTATCCGGCGGCGAGTCTGCTCCATTTTGTAAGGAAAGGCGTGCCTGTTTACTATATCGACCCCAATCCGGCCGCTGTGCCTCAGGGTGTTACGGTGCTTAAAATGAAGGCGAGCGAGGGAGTGGCCAAACTTGCCGAACTGTTAAAACCTAAAAGTTAA